TTGCAATGATATTACCATAGGGTTTAATTTTTATATTAGCAAGTGCTTGCCATTCTTCTTTTTTTTGTCTGCCAAGCATTCTGAGGCCAGGTAGTTTTCTAAGAAAAGAAAGAATTTTATAATTAATTCCTTCAGTATTTGTAGTAACTATCCAAGTTTTTTGGAAAGCTAATGGTACATGAACAGGAAGGATCATAGGATTGAATAATTGTTTTTTTGCTAAAACTCTTCTTGAACTTGCAGGTAATGTTTGTGGTGCTGCAAGACCCATACCATGTCGTAAATTTGAGTTACTTGTTGAGTCTGTACCAATACGACTACGTAGAGGACTTATCTTATAAGGAGCTTGTAATATTGGTAAGTTACGCAAAATAACTATAAATTTTTTATAACGCTTGTAACTTGCCTCTGTATTTAACAATTCTAATCTTCGAATCATACTTACAAGAAGCTGTTTAAGACGTAATATATTTGGATCATTAATTGCTAATTGAAGTTCATTAATTGCAGCTAAATGAATAAGATGTCCTTGTTGCCATTCTTTAAGGTTAAAAAGTTCTAAATGAGTGATCATTCCTTTACAGTCCCATAAGAGTTCAAGGACATCTTCAGCTGTTAATTTTGCAAGTTGTAGTGTTATACGATATCCACTTCTTAGGCTAGATACATATTTAAGCAAATTATAGGGGGATAATTTTAAAAGTTCTGGCAGTTGAGTGGGATGGTCAGGAGTAAAGAGGTTAGCAATTTCAGGATTGTTATCAGGTGTGATCCACCGTTCACTAATTGATTCAATAGTTATCATATTCATTTTATGAATATGATGCGTAATTTGTTCTACCTGCTCAGGAGTTGCTATTAGCATTTCTTTTTTTAAAGCTGATGTTTTTTCATATAAAAGTGGTAAAAGTTGTTTATGGATACACTCAGTAAGATGTAATAGAGATGTCTGTCCTTGTCCTACAAATGCAAGGAATTCTTGTGGCTGAATTTCAGGTATAATAATTTCTAATTCATTAGCAAGTTCTAAGCGATATTTTGTGTTCCAAATATTTAGTACAGTTAATACGTTTTGTTGCATCCATTGAGAAACTTGTTTTCCTTTTTCCATGAGTTCATACACAGGTTTTTCTGCTAAAAACGTAAGAAAACTTTCAGGATCTGAAAAACCACGAGGAGCCCAAACAACTCTTATAAAACGATTGTGGAAAGGAATTTGAAATTCTATACCAATACGGACGATAATACCTACAATACTTGCTGCTTGTAATACTTCCCGAGCGATTTCTGGCTCCACATAATTATAGTAAACAACTGTGAGTTTACGGATACCTTTAACCCATGCATCCATAATAAGATGTGTTGCATTTTTTCGTCCTTTTGTGTTTGAATCATGCACATGGTGATCCATAGTTAGTTGATTCCACTTTTCTGGCATTTCTAATAAGTGGTGTTTAGTAAGCATTTTTCTTACTATATTTGGATTCCCTTCAGCAGTTCGTCTAAAGTCATGCACAAGTTTAAGTTGGTGACTTTCATCATGTCTAGAGCGGACGATATCTTTCATAATTTGGATAAGTACACGACCAGTATTATAGCGAAAGGTTGTACGAGCACTATGTAGAACTTCATCGTGTAATGCTTGGAGGGCATATAGCCTATCTTTTGCTTTACCTTTTTCAATATTAGTTAAGAGGTTAATAACAGCATGGGCTACACGAAATTCTCTTGTTGTTGTAAGTTCAAGGATACCATGTGGATGAAGGTTAATATCAATTGTTGGCTGTTGTTTTATATCAGAGTGGATATTATCAAGGGTGTCGTTTATCATCCGAAGGAGTTCACGGTCTTGGCGGTCAAAAAAAATAGAAGGGATCATTTATGCTATCCTAAATAATATTGTAACTAACTGATAGATTGTATCTTATCTAACAATATGTAGATCGTCTATATGTCAGGATAATATATAGTTTGATAGTAGGTTTAATTAAATATTTTTTATTTTCTTCTTATAAAGAAGAATTTTTATTATAGCTGATATAAAAAATAATTATTTTACTTTAAAATAAAGTAGAAGGAATATATGTAACTATTTTTTATAGCAAGATAAAATAATTTTTATTCATTACATAATAAGTTATATTTCTATCTAGTATATAGTATAACTAGTTATCATTTATTTAATTGTGATAACTAATAATTGTTATAAATTATATCTTAATAATAAAAAAGAATAGTTTAACTATAGTATTTCATTTATAAAATTTTTAGCTTAGCTTATAGTTTATAATAGTTAATAATAAATTGATAGTTAGTAGTATGTAATTTATCTATGTAATTTGTTTGCTTTTTATAGTATCTACCTTGTTTTTTTATTAAATAATAGTATGTTATAAAATTTCTGTATTATTTTTCTTTTTACATTGACATTACTGTTTTAGTAATGCATAGTTGTCTTTGAGGTGCCGTATTATGTTCAAGTGTATTGAACTTTCAATGATACGGGAATGAGGTTTTTTTTGAGAGGTTTTTTTCATGGCTAAGTCTATTTATGTTGGTAATCTTCCCTGGTCTGCTACAGAAGAACAAGTTCAAAGTCTTTTTTCTGAGTATGGTCATGTAATGGCTGTAAAACTTGTAAGTGATCGTGAAACAGGTCGTGCACGTGGTTTTGGTTTTGTTGAAATGGAGGAGCCTGGTGCTACAGCTGCTATTGAAGCCCTAGATAATGCAAATTTTGGTGGGCGTACTTTGCGTGTAAATGAGGCAAAACCTCGAGCACCCCGAGCACCACGTTACTAGTTTTTACATAAAAAAAGAACCTCTAGAATTCTAGCGGTTCTTTTTTTATGTAAAAACTAGTAACGTGGTGCTAACTTAGTAGTTAGCCTAACTTAGTTTATTATTATTATTATATAAAAATAACTGATAGCAGTTAATTAGGTTGGAGTAGATGGATTAACTTTTCTTCATATACTTATATATCAAATTATTTTATCCAAAAACTATTCTTATCTAATTTTGCTTTTTAAATTTTTCTTCTATTGATTACGTATGTTTTTTGCTTGTGAAAAACATGTTTTTATTTAAGATAGGTTGTCAAGTTTATTCCACTCATTTATTTTTTCCTTAATAAATAGAATAATTTTTTCGTGTTCATTTTTCCCTGTTCCTGATACATAAATAGGAGCACCAAATGAGAAATGAATAGTTTTTTGAGGATTGATTGGTCCAAAGTCCTTTATCAATTTCCCTTCACCCCAAGCATCTGTTTTAAGAGCTAAAGGGATAACTGGCACTCCAGTACGTCGTGCAAGTTTTACACCTATGCTATTAAATTTTTCAGGGAGAAAGGTATGTGATCGAGTACTTTGAGGAAAAATAATAAGAGAGGTTCCACTGTTGAGGTGATTTGAACCTTCCTCAAGTACTTTTGAGAAATCTACCCTTGGGTTTTGGCGCTTTATAATAATAGGATTTCTTGAAGATAAAATTTTTCCAAAAAATGGATAACTAATTAAACTTTTTTTCACAATAAAAGTAACAGGTTTGTATGGCTGAATTATTGAAGGAAGAACAAATGTTTCTAGTGTACTCATGTGATTACCTATAATAATGCAAGGGGAGTTATTATTATGTATATGTTCTAATCCTTCAATATTGAATTGACAGCCAACCTTTTCTAAAACACTAAAAACTTCTTTACTTGATTGAACCCATGATTCAGAAGTATATTTTTTAAAATAAGCTTTGATACCACCTTTGGTAATGATCCATAATATTGGAAGATAACCAATATTAGGGAATTGTTGTATAAATTTTGGAATAGACTTTTGAGGAGTCTTATATGAAGATTGGCTAAATGGTGTGAGAGATTTAATCATTTTGGGCTCTCTTCTGGTATAGAGTATTTCTTCTTTATATGGTTATGCCACATATTTAACTTAGGTTCTTCTCCCTGTTCTTTTGGGTAGTAAAAACTGCGGTTACTAATGGTTGATGGGAAGTATTCTTGTTCAACCCAGGCATTTGGATAGTTATGAGGATATTTATATTCTCTACCATATCCCCATTGCTTTTGTAGTTGAGTAGAAGGATTACGAAGGTGTAATGGGACAGGTTGTGCCCCATGAAGTCGAACTTCTCTTGCGGCATTACTATAAGCAGCATAAGTTGAGTTACTCTTTCGGGCTAATGCTAAGTATACAACTGTTTCTGAAAGAGGTATGAATCCTTCTGGCATACCAACAAACTCTACAGCTTGTTGGCAGGATACAGCTAAGGATAATGCTTGAGGGTCTGCTAATCCTATATCTTCTGATGCAGATATAATAAGTCTTCTACAGATAAATCTTGGATCTTCCCCACCTTCCAATAAACATGCAAGGTAATATAGTGCAGCATCAGGATTACTTCCTCTAATAGACTTAATAAGAGCAGATGCATATTCGTAATGACTATCTCCATCTTTATCATGTCTTTCAAGGATTTCAGGTAGGTTTATCTTAATATATTCAAGTACTCTTTTTTCTTCAGGCAGTATTGATATATATTCAATAAGATTAAATAGTGTTCGTGCATCACCATGTGCGGTAGTGGCAAGGAAATTTATAACATCATCTGGTAATAGTATGTTGAGAAAAAGAGTTCCTTTTTTAACAAGTTCTTTTAATTCATTGTATCCTAATTGTCGTAGTTGGAGAACATTTAAGCGTGATAGAAGCTGTTTTGTTACACTAAATGATGGATTTTCTGTTGTTGTAG
The sequence above is drawn from the Lawsonia intracellularis PHE/MN1-00 genome and encodes:
- a CDS encoding RNA recognition motif domain-containing protein: MAKSIYVGNLPWSATEEQVQSLFSEYGHVMAVKLVSDRETGRARGFGFVEMEEPGATAAIEALDNANFGGRTLRVNEAKPRAPRAPRY
- a CDS encoding lysophospholipid acyltransferase family protein — encoded protein: MIKSLTPFSQSSYKTPQKSIPKFIQQFPNIGYLPILWIITKGGIKAYFKKYTSESWVQSSKEVFSVLEKVGCQFNIEGLEHIHNNNSPCIIIGNHMSTLETFVLPSIIQPYKPVTFIVKKSLISYPFFGKILSSRNPIIIKRQNPRVDFSKVLEEGSNHLNSGTSLIIFPQSTRSHTFLPEKFNSIGVKLARRTGVPVIPLALKTDAWGEGKLIKDFGPINPQKTIHFSFGAPIYVSGTGKNEHEKIILFIKEKINEWNKLDNLS
- a CDS encoding replication-associated recombination protein A — encoded protein: MSLTPLSEKLRPNNLDTFIGQNHLLERLQYIISAPRLPSLLFFGPPGCGKSTLALLLAYKKSTNILRISAPETGIQQLRQKLTDIDILILDEIHRFSKAQQDFFLPLLESGKLTMLATTTENPSFSVTKQLLSRLNVLQLRQLGYNELKELVKKGTLFLNILLPDDVINFLATTAHGDARTLFNLIEYISILPEEKRVLEYIKINLPEILERHDKDGDSHYEYASALIKSIRGSNPDAALYYLACLLEGGEDPRFICRRLIISASEDIGLADPQALSLAVSCQQAVEFVGMPEGFIPLSETVVYLALARKSNSTYAAYSNAAREVRLHGAQPVPLHLRNPSTQLQKQWGYGREYKYPHNYPNAWVEQEYFPSTISNRSFYYPKEQGEEPKLNMWHNHIKKKYSIPEESPK